The genomic window TCGCTTTTCTACGGTCTGGTCGGAGCCTATGTTTTTAGAGGTATTGTTATTGGTGTCGGTGTCTACTTGATCAACTTTTGGTGGATCAAAGCCTTTGGTGCTCTTTATCTATTTTACTTAGCAATCAAATTCTTCTTCTTTGATAAGAAAAAGTCTGCTGAAACAGAAGTACCGACTGAACGTCCTGAAGTCACTGGTTGGCGTAAGCACATTAAGATTTCACAATTTTGGCAAGTAGTGATCTCGATTGAATTGATGGATATCGTCTTTTCAATTGATTCAGTTTTAGCTGCTTTAGCAATTTCTGACAATCCAGTCATTGTCTTAATTGGTGGTATCATCGGAATTTTAGCTATGAGAGGTATTGCTCAAGTGATCATGGGTCTCATGCAAAGAATCCCGGAATTGCAAGACATGGCCTACTTCTTGATTTTATTCATCTCAGTTAAGCTTTTCTTGACCGTTCCAGCAATCAACATCCATATACCCAATATCATCTTTGTGTTTGTCTTGATCGTAGCAATTATCGTTACATTGATCGTGCATCACTTCAATGTCAAAAAGAAACAGTAATTATAAAAAAGGTCATCAGAGTTTATTAAACCAAACTCTGGTGACCTTTTATTTTGACGAATCTTTCAAATATTGATAAATATCATGATCATGGAAGTAGACGAATACGCCTTTGATTCCGCGTTTTAACAACACGTTCATCGAATTCAAAATGATTTCTGCTTTGACTTCTGATAACTTTTTAACATCATCATCGTGACGTTTCTTGAAAGCTTCTTGATCTTCATATTTACTGATGTCGATCACGATCTTGCCGTCGCCAGCGTATTTGATCGAAGGTCCAATGATCACTGCCACATAATTTAAGTCAAAACCTTGGACAGTATAAATCGAACCTATTTCATTGATAGTGTCATCTTTTTGAGCCCAAGTTACTTTTGAGTAATTGTATTGATCCCATGGTAAATGGAAATCGCCCTCATTAACGTAATGCTTTTTGCCATCCAAGATCGATGGATAATCCGCCGTTGCGACAATTCTTGATTGACCGTAATTATTATTTTTTTCGCGTAATTTCTGATACATCTTTTCAGCATCTTCAAAAATTCGAAAATCATAATCTTCATCCATACCGCCGAGATAATCCGGATCCTTTTGCGTAATTTCAATTGGGTCCAGTTTCAATTTATCGGTCAAATCGTCGACCCAGTCAATGATAGTTTGTGGTGCCTGCATTCTCATCTGGACCTTCAAAGTACTGGAAGCAAATTTCACCTGATAACGTTTGATCAGATCATCGATGATGTCTTGCGACCAATAACTTTTCATCTTTAAAACTTGGCGTTGATCATATACAAAAATCACGACTTTACTCAACTTGATGACTTCTTCAAGTTGATTTTGCTGAGTAAAGTTATTGTAATGGTCGCTTTCGCTGAGTAGCAAATGTGCTTCATCGATCACGACGATATCGGCAGTCTTTTGCTGTTTGTGCATCTGATTTATAAAAGTGGTTGGACGCAAAAAGCGATTCTTTCGTAAATCGTCAAAGTGTCCTGCGTTATCCTGATAAACCTTGAGCAGTTCAGGATGGTTCACTAAAAAGTAATTGTTCGTACCCTGAAATTTTGAGACATCTTCTTTTGCTGCCTGCTCCAACGTCAAAAACAGCTTAGTCAAAATAACGCTTTTGCCAGTGCCGGCATCCCCATTTAACTGGAACACACCTTTGGTACCATCACGTAAATTAGACTGACAGAAATTTAAAATTTTTTCAAAAACAGCTTCTTGCTGTTTAGTCAAATTCTTATTTGGTAAAACGGAATCTAACATCGATAGACCTCCATAACAAAAAACGACCATCTGCTGACAGTCGTTTACTAACTATAATTCTAAATAATCTTCATTTCTGAATTCAGACGGCGTATAACCGGTGTACTTCTTAAATGTTTGCGAGAAGTAACTGATCCGCGTAAAACCAAGCTCGTCAGAAACTTCGCTGATCGAGTGGCTAGTCTGCTTCAAAATGATCATGGCTTGCTGTATTTTACGAGCATTGAGATATACTGAAAAACTCAATTTAGTTTCTCTTTTGAATAGCTTGCTAAAGTAATAATCCGACAAGAAAACCTTGCTAGATACTTGATCTAATGTCAGATGCTTATCAAGGTTCTCATCAATGTATTCAATGGCAGAAATAATTGCTTCGTTTGAAGTTGAAAGTTTCTTCAATTGTTGCAAAGCTAAGTTGTCCTCGTCATTTAGCTCATCAATAATATCGTCAACTTCAACTGGATACTTGATCATAAAGGCGTTGATGCCGTGGTTATCGATCAAGATACGACTGAGGCTTTCGATCAAACGTTTCAAAAAGTCGCAGTGTTCTCTTAACTGAGCGGTCAACAATCCTTTACTACTGACATCTGTATTTGGCCATACAACGCAGACCTTACCGACTATTTGCCCAATCGATGCCACCCTCAATGAGTCATCAGCATAGGCTAAGTTATAGTCCAGATGTTTGTCCGTAATTTCATTCATATTCTTCATTTCGACTAGTTCGTCAAAATTCTGATTGCTAGTATTTCCGAATATGTCTGACTTGAGATCACCAGCGTTATCCAGCACATAAGCCACAATATGATTGGTTGTCGCATAATCCTCTAGAAGCCGAATCAATGTTTTTTCATTGCTCGACAACAGTGCTTGAATATCAAATTCTTCCATATATGTCTTCCCAACTTATTGCTTATGAATAATATTATAATAGCTAAAAATTGGTAATTCAATAAGAAAAAAATAGTCGTTTTCAATATTATGTTGTTGCGTTATTTGAGTTTTTCTTCCAAATACTTGCTTAATACGGCTGCATTGTTGTAAGTTTGCTCTTTTGAGCCATAAAGAAGTAAAACATCTTGATCATTTAATGCAGATTTGACCGACTTAATAAAATCGGGCGTTGCTTCATTTGCATCTAATTCAGCACGATATTTTTTCGTGAATTCTGGAAACTTCTCGGGATCATGCGAGAACCATTTCCGTAGGTCTGCTGATGGTGCAATTTGTTTTGCCCATAAGTCTAACTGTGCCCTAACTTTGGACATTCCACGTGGCCAAACTCGATCAATTAAAATTCGATATCCGGCGGG from Companilactobacillus sp. includes these protein-coding regions:
- a CDS encoding DUF475 domain-containing protein; amino-acid sequence: MNALINMYAPFFDINNWTSVVSSGADWMIILSLVVMECILSVDNAVVLAAQTQSLPDKKDREKSLFYGLVGAYVFRGIVIGVGVYLINFWWIKAFGALYLFYLAIKFFFFDKKKSAETEVPTERPEVTGWRKHIKISQFWQVVISIELMDIVFSIDSVLAALAISDNPVIVLIGGIIGILAMRGIAQVIMGLMQRIPELQDMAYFLILFISVKLFLTVPAINIHIPNIIFVFVLIVAIIVTLIVHHFNVKKKQ
- a CDS encoding DUF2075 domain-containing protein, translated to MLDSVLPNKNLTKQQEAVFEKILNFCQSNLRDGTKGVFQLNGDAGTGKSVILTKLFLTLEQAAKEDVSKFQGTNNYFLVNHPELLKVYQDNAGHFDDLRKNRFLRPTTFINQMHKQQKTADIVVIDEAHLLLSESDHYNNFTQQNQLEEVIKLSKVVIFVYDQRQVLKMKSYWSQDIIDDLIKRYQVKFASSTLKVQMRMQAPQTIIDWVDDLTDKLKLDPIEITQKDPDYLGGMDEDYDFRIFEDAEKMYQKLREKNNNYGQSRIVATADYPSILDGKKHYVNEGDFHLPWDQYNYSKVTWAQKDDTINEIGSIYTVQGFDLNYVAVIIGPSIKYAGDGKIVIDISKYEDQEAFKKRHDDDVKKLSEVKAEIILNSMNVLLKRGIKGVFVYFHDHDIYQYLKDSSK
- a CDS encoding helix-turn-helix domain-containing protein, with product MEEFDIQALLSSNEKTLIRLLEDYATTNHIVAYVLDNAGDLKSDIFGNTSNQNFDELVEMKNMNEITDKHLDYNLAYADDSLRVASIGQIVGKVCVVWPNTDVSSKGLLTAQLREHCDFLKRLIESLSRILIDNHGINAFMIKYPVEVDDIIDELNDEDNLALQQLKKLSTSNEAIISAIEYIDENLDKHLTLDQVSSKVFLSDYYFSKLFKRETKLSFSVYLNARKIQQAMIILKQTSHSISEVSDELGFTRISYFSQTFKKYTGYTPSEFRNEDYLEL
- a CDS encoding DUF488 domain-containing protein — encoded protein: MSKLIVKRIYDKDLPAGYRILIDRVWPRGMSKVRAQLDLWAKQIAPSADLRKWFSHDPEKFPEFTKKYRAELDANEATPDFIKSVKSALNDQDVLLLYGSKEQTYNNAAVLSKYLEEKLK